A region of Bdellovibrionales bacterium DNA encodes the following proteins:
- a CDS encoding CBS domain-containing protein: MKTAQDLMTSQVYSINSSDELDTVIRDFLQYGVTTAPVLDHMGDVLGILSELSLVKIFVRQSLKESKVVRIGQFSDILEEPFFVSLDTPIAGVMKALVHSPTHRVVVQNLGKQMVGVISPKDVLRFLLGEFDESKNLNSQLEKAHEKLKEVMSQLKDTKEVLIRYQNFYEKTPVLMHSVDAEGNIVMANHCIHQALGYNPGELIGKHIDDLYTKDHVADALRGLKNIANNGFHKSTYTTMMTKEGKPFRVDIASSAIKTPDGNFFATISVSRPINSDTILRALRGLLHQESLGEEDLNAFLQEIQAMGLSHSPKPISKI; encoded by the coding sequence ATGAAAACAGCTCAAGACCTTATGACTTCGCAAGTATATTCAATCAATTCCTCAGATGAGTTGGATACTGTCATCAGAGATTTTCTCCAATATGGAGTGACCACGGCGCCCGTGCTTGACCATATGGGTGACGTTTTAGGTATTCTGTCTGAGCTTTCACTCGTGAAGATCTTTGTTCGCCAAAGCCTAAAGGAGTCGAAGGTAGTTCGAATTGGACAATTTTCTGATATTCTCGAAGAACCATTTTTTGTTAGCCTAGACACGCCTATTGCTGGAGTCATGAAGGCTTTGGTTCACTCGCCTACACACCGCGTGGTTGTCCAGAATCTGGGAAAACAAATGGTGGGGGTTATTAGTCCAAAAGATGTACTGAGATTTCTTTTGGGCGAATTTGACGAATCTAAAAATTTGAACAGTCAATTAGAGAAAGCACATGAAAAACTAAAGGAAGTCATGTCCCAACTTAAAGACACAAAAGAAGTCTTGATTCGCTACCAAAATTTTTACGAAAAAACTCCGGTCCTGATGCACTCGGTGGACGCGGAAGGCAACATTGTAATGGCAAACCACTGTATACATCAGGCACTCGGATACAATCCCGGCGAACTAATTGGTAAACATATTGACGACCTTTATACCAAAGATCATGTTGCTGACGCCCTCCGAGGGCTAAAAAATATTGCTAACAATGGTTTTCACAAGAGTACTTACACAACAATGATGACCAAAGAAGGGAAACCTTTCAGAGTGGATATAGCCTCGTCCGCGATCAAAACTCCGGATGGAAATTTTTTTGCGACTATTTCAGTTTCACGACCGATAAATTCGGATACCATTCTCAGAGCACTCCGCGGATTGCTTCATCAAGAAAGCCTTGGAGAGGAAGACCTCAATGCATTTTTACAGGAAATACAAGCGATGGGACTGTCTCACTCTCCAAAACCAATCTCAAAAATTTAG
- a CDS encoding mechanosensitive ion channel family protein, translating to MTSWFEQLSEVLSVRGEIKWLLAISVAIGLTAFIKIALNLVSDRWRHFTKNKDGVFHELIGDCFDGLRKLVIFTWMFSLLAQTLNTTDAMNRILHVSVVLLTAYQFCIWGLKLLSRWREHILSKKLSSNGSSKSAIGLIYVGAQTLLICVASLLALSNIGVDVGALVAGLGVGGIAVALAAQNVLGDLLASLSIVFDKPFVIGDLIYVGNEKGTVEHIGIKTTRVRSLSGEELIFSNKDLLESRIQNFKRMSERRGVLNIGVTYSTPADKLEMIPIWIRAIVENINNLRYERCHFSNYGNSSLDFEIVFWVMDPEFQIYMDLKQALLIGIFKKFQLENIEFAYPTQTLIVEKFPQPSSAGN from the coding sequence GTGACTTCCTGGTTTGAGCAGTTAAGTGAAGTCTTATCGGTGAGGGGCGAAATCAAATGGCTGCTTGCGATAAGCGTGGCAATTGGCTTGACGGCCTTTATAAAGATCGCGCTCAACCTTGTATCTGATCGTTGGCGGCATTTTACAAAAAACAAGGACGGAGTCTTTCATGAGTTGATCGGGGACTGTTTTGATGGACTTAGGAAGCTCGTTATATTTACGTGGATGTTCAGTTTGTTGGCTCAGACTCTTAATACCACTGATGCCATGAACCGCATTCTACATGTTTCGGTCGTTTTACTCACTGCCTATCAATTTTGCATTTGGGGATTGAAGCTGCTCAGCAGGTGGCGAGAACATATTCTCTCGAAGAAGTTATCCAGTAATGGTTCCTCGAAGTCGGCAATAGGATTAATCTATGTGGGAGCCCAGACACTTTTGATTTGTGTCGCCAGTTTATTGGCTTTGAGTAACATAGGAGTGGATGTTGGAGCTTTGGTTGCTGGACTCGGGGTCGGAGGAATCGCCGTAGCTCTCGCTGCTCAAAATGTATTGGGAGATTTGTTGGCTTCGCTATCAATTGTATTTGATAAGCCGTTTGTAATAGGGGATCTCATATATGTCGGAAATGAGAAGGGTACAGTGGAGCACATTGGAATCAAGACGACCCGAGTACGCAGCCTTTCGGGAGAGGAGCTAATTTTTTCAAATAAGGACTTGTTGGAAAGCCGGATTCAAAATTTTAAGCGAATGTCTGAACGTCGTGGTGTATTGAATATTGGGGTTACCTATTCGACTCCAGCAGATAAGTTGGAGATGATACCAATTTGGATCAGAGCCATTGTGGAGAATATCAATAATCTTAGATATGAGCGCTGTCATTTTTCAAATTATGGAAATTCGTCGCTTGATTTCGAGATTGTATTCTGGGTCATGGACCCAGAATTTCAGATCTATATGGATCTGAAACAGGCGCTTCTCATTGGGATATTCAAGAAATTTCAATTAGAAAATATTGAATTTGCGTATCCGACCCAAACGCTCATCGTCGAAAAATTTCCGCAGCCTTCGTCAGCTGGCAACTAA